In the genome of Sphingomonas sp. LR60, the window CCGGTCGTGCGTGCGCTGGCCGACAAGGGCGTGCTGGCGGGCGTATCGCTCGGGCGGCTCTATCCGGGCGAGGATGCGCTCGCCAACGGGCTGATCGTCGCCGTCACCGAGACCGCGACCGACGAGGACATCGAGGCGCTGGCGACCGCGCTTCAGGAGGCACTGGCATGAGCATCAACGCAAGCGGCTGGAAGCCGACCGCACCCGTCAAGGGCGAGGGCGCGGCCCCGACCTTCACCGGCAACAAGGCATTGATGCTCGAAGAGCCGCTGATCTTCGAGATCGGCTCGACCGAGACGACCGGCGTCGATTTCGCCAATGGCGACGTCGCGGGTTCGCGGCTGGGCGACCTGACCCGCAAGAGCGCGATCGGCCTGCCCGGCCTGTCGGAGCAGGAGACGGTGCGCCACTACACCCGCCTCAGCCGGCAAAATTACGCGATCGACCTCGGGCTGTTCCCGCTCGGCTCGTGCACGATGAAGCACAATCCCCGCCTGAACGAGAAGGTCGCGCGGATGCCGGGCTTTGCCGACGTCCACCCGCTCCAGCCGGTCGATACCGTGCAGGGCGCGCTCGGCGTCATCAACGAACTGGCGGTGTGGCTGATCAAGCTGACCGGTATGTACGGTGTCGCGATGAGCCCGAAGGCGGGCGCACATGGCGAATTGTGCGGCATCCTCTGCATCAAGGCGGCGCTGGAGAAGCGCGGCGAGGGGCACCGCAAGGTCGTGCTGGTCCCCGAGAGCGCACACGGCACCAACCCGGCGACCGCGGCCTTCGCGGGCTTCACGGTCGAGGACATCCCCGCCACCGCCGACGGTCGCGTCGATACCGCGGCGCTGAAGGCGCGGCTGGGGCCGGACGTCGCGGCGGTGATGATCACCAACCCGAACACCTGCGGGCTGTTCGAGCGCGATCTCAAGGAGATCAGCGACGCGGTCCATGCCGCGGGCGGCTATGTCTATTGCGACGGCGCGAACTTCAACGCGATCGTCGGGCGCGTGCGGCCGGGCGATCTCGGCGTCGACGCGATGCACATCAACCTGCACAAGACCT includes:
- the gcvPB gene encoding aminomethyl-transferring glycine dehydrogenase subunit GcvPB, yielding MSINASGWKPTAPVKGEGAAPTFTGNKALMLEEPLIFEIGSTETTGVDFANGDVAGSRLGDLTRKSAIGLPGLSEQETVRHYTRLSRQNYAIDLGLFPLGSCTMKHNPRLNEKVARMPGFADVHPLQPVDTVQGALGVINELAVWLIKLTGMYGVAMSPKAGAHGELCGILCIKAALEKRGEGHRKVVLVPESAHGTNPATAAFAGFTVEDIPATADGRVDTAALKARLGPDVAAVMITNPNTCGLFERDLKEISDAVHAAGGYVYCDGANFNAIVGRVRPGDLGVDAMHINLHKTFSTPHGGGGPGSGPVVLSEALAPFGPLPFTARMADGHIQLIEEETAGDDHPDTFGRMVAFHGQMGMFTRALAYILSHGADGLRQVAEDAVLNANYVLRSLEDVLDAPFAPSGPCMHEAIFSDKGFAAGFSTIDAAKALIDEGFHPMTMYFPLVVHGAMLIEPTETESRAALDQFIGALRSVAERAKAGDPSLKTAPHFAPRARLDETLAARKPILTWKPSVVQAEAAE